One Triticum dicoccoides isolate Atlit2015 ecotype Zavitan chromosome 4B, WEW_v2.0, whole genome shotgun sequence genomic window carries:
- the LOC119294509 gene encoding probable fatty acyl-CoA reductase 5 — translation MAGTLDEAKIIDYFRNKSVLITGATGFLGKIMVEKILRVQPDVKRIYLPVRAADAAAARRRVETEVVGKELFGVLRERHGAGFDAFVADKVVGLAGDVMREGFGVDPATLRDLRLADELNVIVNGAATTNFYERYDVALDVNVVGVRHMCDFARRCPNLEVLMHVSTAYVAGEKQGLVPERPFKDGETLRDDGTQLDIDAELRLARDLRKQMEADDEVGPKAQRKAMKDLGLTRARHFGWPNTYVFTKSMGEMMLAQMMRGGDVPVVIVRPSIITSVQNDPLPGWIEGTRTIDAILIGYAKQSLSCFLADLDLTMDVMPGDMVVNAMMAATVAHASSTRSSEPEKKPPPQQQHPHSVPPSPTVYHVSSSLRHPAPYAVLYRTGMRYFEEHPRVGPDGRTVRTRKVRFLGSIAAFHLFMVLKYRVPLELLRLLSILCCGLFGLAALYHDLARKYRFVMQLVDLYGPFSLFKGCFDDVNLNKLRITMADGDHADTAGGLFNFDPKTVDWDDYFFKVHIPGVMKYVLK, via the exons ATGGCCGGCACCCTGGACGAGGCCAAGATCATCGACTACTTCAGGAACAAGAGCGTGCTCATCACCGGAGCCACGGGCTTCCTTGGCAAGA TCATGGTGGAGAAGATCCTGCGGGTCCAGCCGGACGTGAAGCGGATCTACCTGCCGGTGCGGGCGGCCGACGCCGCCGCGGCCAGGCGCCGGGTGGAGACCGAG GTGGTGGGGAAGGAGCTGTTCGGGGTGCTGCGGGAGCGCCACGGCGCCGGGTTCGACGCCTTCGTCGCGGACAAGGTGGTGGGGCTGGCCGGCGACGTCATGcgcgagggcttcggcgtcgaCCCCGCCACGCTCCGGGACCTCCGGCTCGCCGACGAGCTCAACGTCATCGTCAACGGCGCCGCCACCACCAACTTCTACGAAAG GTACGACGTGGCCCTGGACGTGAACGTGGTGGGGGTGAGGCACATGTGCGACTTCGCCCGGAGGTGCCCCAACCTCGAGGTGCTCATGCACGTCTCCACGGCCTACGTCGCCGGCGAGAAGCAGGGGCTCGTGCCGGAGAGGCCGTTCAAGGACGGCGAGACGCTGCGCGACGACGGCACCCAGCTCGACATCGACGCCGAGCTGAGGCTCGCCAGGGACCTCCGGAAGCAGATGGAGGCCGACGACGAGGTGGGCCCCAAGGCCCAGAGGAAGGCCATGAAGGACCTCGGCCTCACCAG GGCCCGGCACTTTGGGTGGCCCAACACGTACGTCTTCACCAAGTCCATGGGGGAGATGATGCTGGCCCAGATGATGCGCGGGGGCGACGTGCCCGTTGTCATCGTCCGGCCCAGCATCATAACCAGCGTCCAGAACGACCCACTGCCAGGATGGATCGAAGGCACCAG gacgatcgacgCCATCCTGATCGGGTACGCGAAGCAGAGCCTGTCGTGCTTCCTCGCCGACCTTGACCTCACCATGGACGTG ATGCCCGGTGACATGGTGGTGAACGCGATGATGGCGGCCACGGTGGCGCACGCCTCCTCCACTCGGTCATCAGAGCCAGAGAAGAAGCCGCCTCCGCAGCAGCAACACCCTCATTCGGTGCCGCCATCGCCAACGGTGTACCACGTCAGCTCGTCGCTGCGGCACCCGGCTCCGTACGCGGTGTTGTACCGGACGGGGATGCGGTACTTCGAGGAGCACCCACGTGTGGGGCCCGATGGCCGCACCGTGCGCACTCGCAAGGTGCGGTTCCTCGGCAGCATCGCGGCGTTCCACCTCTTCATGGTGCTCAAGTATCGTGTCCCCCTCGAGCTCCTTCGCCTGCTCTCTATCCTCTGTTGTGGCCTCTTCGGTCTTGCCGCCCTCTATCATGACCTCGCCCGCAAGTACAG GTTCGTGATGCAGCTGGTCGACTTGTACGGGCCCTTCTCGCTCTTCAAGGGTTGCTTCGACGATGTAAACCtcaacaagctcaggatcaccatggCTGATGGCGACCATGCCGATACCGCCGGCGGGCTATTCAACTTTGACCCCAAGACCGTTGACTGGGACGATTACTTCTTCAAGGTCCACATCCCTGGTGTCATGAAGTACGTCCTCAAGTGA